A genomic window from Elaeis guineensis isolate ETL-2024a chromosome 3, EG11, whole genome shotgun sequence includes:
- the LOC105040771 gene encoding S-type anion channel SLAH2 isoform X2 translates to MDNKDSIGSAIQDAPEELPSIFRDIQSNGVAGFDTTCSPRGYPAASEGAESPNCLTASANVYNTPSPNLPVHMIRPPHHSPSVSISMPTSPTGVDQPGSSAANLKPNLAINCPVVNLQAANQAKFHSQPMAAGTFQAKGTPERKGLDLSGNQQRIPRNSRLKDHSYNSFKTWSGALERQISTLRGKPPEPQEVNGSKSQPEPVPAPDRYFDALEGPELETLRASEVLVLPEDKLWPFLLRFPISSFGMCLGVSSQAILWKTLATSSSTVFLHVSPIINLVLWCISLALMGTVAFIYSLKIIFYFEAVRREYYHPIRVNFFFAPWITCLFLTLGLPPIVAVNLHAAVWYVLMAPILCLELKLYGQWMSGGKRRLSKVANPSNHLAIVGNFVGALLGASMGLKEGPIFFFAVGLAHYSVLFVTLYQRLPTNETLPKELHPVFFLFVAAPSVASMAWATIAGEFDYSSRIAYFIALFLYVSLAVRINFFRGFRFSLAWWAYTFPMTGASIATIRYSAEVKNVFTQSLSVALSGISALTVIALLVSTIIHAFVLNDLFPNDISIAISDRRPKGRKRRTHTKIASSDVKDTTAAHLTNASSDIKEIGAAHIANTSSDIKEIGAFVSIDIRGR, encoded by the exons ATGGACAACAAGGACAGCATTGGCTCAGCAATTCAAGATGCCCCTGAAGAACTTCCATCTATTTTCAGAGACATCCAATCCAACGGAGTTGCTGGATTTGATACCACTTGCAGCCCTCGTGGATATCCTGCAGCTTCTGAA GGAGCAGAATCTCCAAATTGTCTTACTGCTAGTGCTAATGTATACAACACACCTTCACCAAATTTGCCCGTTCACATGATCCGACCACCCCATCATTCACCTTCTGTGTCCATCAGCATGCCAACATCACCTACTGGAGTTGATCAACCTGGAAGCAGTGCTGCTAATCTGAAGCCAAATTTAGCTATTAACTGTCCCGTTGTCAACTTGCAAGCAGCAAACCAGGCAAAGTTTCACTCTCAACCCATGGCTGCAGGAACATTTCAAGCCAAGGGAACTCCAGAAAGAAAGGGTCTTGATCTTTCAGGGAATCAGCAGAGGATACCAAGGAATAGTAGGCTCAAGGACCACAGTTATAATTCTttcaagacatggtctggtgcccTTGAAAGGCAGATATCAACCCTTCGTGGAAAGCCACCGGAACCGCAGGAGGTTAATGGTTCAAAAAGTCAACCAGAGCCAGTACCTGCCCCGGACCGTTACTTCGATGCCTTAGAAGGGCCTGAACTAGAAACTCTCAGA GCGTCTGAGGTGTTGGTCCTTCCTGAAGACAAGTTGTGGCCTTTCCTTCTTCGCTTCCCCATATCATCTTTTGGTATGTGCCTTGGCGTGAGCAGCCAAGCCATCTTGTGGAAAACATTAGCCACATCTTCATCTACGGTATTTCTGCATGTAAGCCCAATTATCAACCTTGTGCTCTGGTGCATATCACTTGCATTGATGGGCACGGTGGCCTTCATCTACTCTCTAAAGATCATATTTTACTTTGAAGCTGTCCGCCGAGAGTACTATCATCCCATCCGTGTCAACTTTTTCTTTGCCCCATGGATAACTTGCCTCTTCTTGACACTCGGGCTGCCACCAATAGTTGCTGTAAACCTGCATGCTGCTGTATGGTATGTGCTTATGGCTCCAATCTTGTGCCTCGAACTCAAGCTCTATGGCCAATGGATGTCTGGTGGCAAACGCAGGCTTTCAAAAGTAGCCAATCCCTCAAATCATTTAGCAATTGTAGGCAACTTCGTGGGTGCATTGCTGGGCGCATCGATGGGGCTTAAAGAAGGGCCCATATTCTTCTTTGCAGTCGGGTTAGCTCATTACTCTGTGCTGTTTGTAACTTTGTACCAGAGGCTTCCAACAAATGAGACGCTCCCCAAGGAGCTTCATCCAGTCTTCTTTTTATTTGTAGCTGCACCCAGTGTTGCTAGCATGGCATGGGCAACGATTGCTGGGGAATTTGACTACAGCTCACGGATTGCATACTTCATTGCTCTCTTCCTTTATGTTTCTCTG GCTGTTAGAATCAACTTTTTCCGGGGATTCAG GTTCTCTCTAGCATGGTGGGCATATACATTTCCAATGACGGGTGCTTCCATTGCAACCATTAGATATTCTGCTGAAGTGAAGAATGTATTTACTCAGTCACTTTCTGTTGCACTCTCTGGCATCTCTGCATTGACAGTGATAGCTCTGCTTGTGTCCACAATCATTCATGCTTTTGTGCTCAATGACCTCTTTCCGAATGACATCTCCATTGCCATCAGTGATAGGAGACCAAAGGGGAGAAAGAGACGCACTCATACGAAAATTGCATCCTCAGATGTAAAAGATACTACAGCTGCTCATTTAACAAATGCAAGCTCGGATATAAAAGAAATTGGAGCTGCTCATATAGCAAATACAAGTTCGGATATAAAAGAAATTGGAGCTTTTGTGTCAATAGATATTCGAGGCCGCTAG
- the LOC105040771 gene encoding S-type anion channel SLAH2 isoform X1 — protein sequence MCLGDGGFPPFQICCAIMDNKDSIGSAIQDAPEELPSIFRDIQSNGVAGFDTTCSPRGYPAASEGAESPNCLTASANVYNTPSPNLPVHMIRPPHHSPSVSISMPTSPTGVDQPGSSAANLKPNLAINCPVVNLQAANQAKFHSQPMAAGTFQAKGTPERKGLDLSGNQQRIPRNSRLKDHSYNSFKTWSGALERQISTLRGKPPEPQEVNGSKSQPEPVPAPDRYFDALEGPELETLRASEVLVLPEDKLWPFLLRFPISSFGMCLGVSSQAILWKTLATSSSTVFLHVSPIINLVLWCISLALMGTVAFIYSLKIIFYFEAVRREYYHPIRVNFFFAPWITCLFLTLGLPPIVAVNLHAAVWYVLMAPILCLELKLYGQWMSGGKRRLSKVANPSNHLAIVGNFVGALLGASMGLKEGPIFFFAVGLAHYSVLFVTLYQRLPTNETLPKELHPVFFLFVAAPSVASMAWATIAGEFDYSSRIAYFIALFLYVSLAVRINFFRGFRFSLAWWAYTFPMTGASIATIRYSAEVKNVFTQSLSVALSGISALTVIALLVSTIIHAFVLNDLFPNDISIAISDRRPKGRKRRTHTKIASSDVKDTTAAHLTNASSDIKEIGAAHIANTSSDIKEIGAFVSIDIRGR from the exons ATGTGTTTGGGAGACGGAGGATTCCCACCATTTCAG ATTTGTTGTGCCATAATGGACAACAAGGACAGCATTGGCTCAGCAATTCAAGATGCCCCTGAAGAACTTCCATCTATTTTCAGAGACATCCAATCCAACGGAGTTGCTGGATTTGATACCACTTGCAGCCCTCGTGGATATCCTGCAGCTTCTGAA GGAGCAGAATCTCCAAATTGTCTTACTGCTAGTGCTAATGTATACAACACACCTTCACCAAATTTGCCCGTTCACATGATCCGACCACCCCATCATTCACCTTCTGTGTCCATCAGCATGCCAACATCACCTACTGGAGTTGATCAACCTGGAAGCAGTGCTGCTAATCTGAAGCCAAATTTAGCTATTAACTGTCCCGTTGTCAACTTGCAAGCAGCAAACCAGGCAAAGTTTCACTCTCAACCCATGGCTGCAGGAACATTTCAAGCCAAGGGAACTCCAGAAAGAAAGGGTCTTGATCTTTCAGGGAATCAGCAGAGGATACCAAGGAATAGTAGGCTCAAGGACCACAGTTATAATTCTttcaagacatggtctggtgcccTTGAAAGGCAGATATCAACCCTTCGTGGAAAGCCACCGGAACCGCAGGAGGTTAATGGTTCAAAAAGTCAACCAGAGCCAGTACCTGCCCCGGACCGTTACTTCGATGCCTTAGAAGGGCCTGAACTAGAAACTCTCAGA GCGTCTGAGGTGTTGGTCCTTCCTGAAGACAAGTTGTGGCCTTTCCTTCTTCGCTTCCCCATATCATCTTTTGGTATGTGCCTTGGCGTGAGCAGCCAAGCCATCTTGTGGAAAACATTAGCCACATCTTCATCTACGGTATTTCTGCATGTAAGCCCAATTATCAACCTTGTGCTCTGGTGCATATCACTTGCATTGATGGGCACGGTGGCCTTCATCTACTCTCTAAAGATCATATTTTACTTTGAAGCTGTCCGCCGAGAGTACTATCATCCCATCCGTGTCAACTTTTTCTTTGCCCCATGGATAACTTGCCTCTTCTTGACACTCGGGCTGCCACCAATAGTTGCTGTAAACCTGCATGCTGCTGTATGGTATGTGCTTATGGCTCCAATCTTGTGCCTCGAACTCAAGCTCTATGGCCAATGGATGTCTGGTGGCAAACGCAGGCTTTCAAAAGTAGCCAATCCCTCAAATCATTTAGCAATTGTAGGCAACTTCGTGGGTGCATTGCTGGGCGCATCGATGGGGCTTAAAGAAGGGCCCATATTCTTCTTTGCAGTCGGGTTAGCTCATTACTCTGTGCTGTTTGTAACTTTGTACCAGAGGCTTCCAACAAATGAGACGCTCCCCAAGGAGCTTCATCCAGTCTTCTTTTTATTTGTAGCTGCACCCAGTGTTGCTAGCATGGCATGGGCAACGATTGCTGGGGAATTTGACTACAGCTCACGGATTGCATACTTCATTGCTCTCTTCCTTTATGTTTCTCTG GCTGTTAGAATCAACTTTTTCCGGGGATTCAG GTTCTCTCTAGCATGGTGGGCATATACATTTCCAATGACGGGTGCTTCCATTGCAACCATTAGATATTCTGCTGAAGTGAAGAATGTATTTACTCAGTCACTTTCTGTTGCACTCTCTGGCATCTCTGCATTGACAGTGATAGCTCTGCTTGTGTCCACAATCATTCATGCTTTTGTGCTCAATGACCTCTTTCCGAATGACATCTCCATTGCCATCAGTGATAGGAGACCAAAGGGGAGAAAGAGACGCACTCATACGAAAATTGCATCCTCAGATGTAAAAGATACTACAGCTGCTCATTTAACAAATGCAAGCTCGGATATAAAAGAAATTGGAGCTGCTCATATAGCAAATACAAGTTCGGATATAAAAGAAATTGGAGCTTTTGTGTCAATAGATATTCGAGGCCGCTAG
- the LOC105040772 gene encoding uncharacterized protein gives MEARRWLALLLALGCLFEALDASPGDFDPLYRTCVEQCEKTGIIGDISIQDCQFPSNEIPVNSPWYMQEPLYLQWKQLNCKSDCRYNCMMQREKEREKLGLSPVKYHGKWPFKRVFVFQEPLSAVLSALNLLMHFTGWLSFFLLVNYKLPLRPQSKRTYYEYTGLWHIYAVLSMNAWFWSAIFHTRDFDLTEKLDYSSAVASLGFSLILCLLRTFNVKDEASRVMFAAPILAFVTTHILYLNFYQLDYGWNMKVCLVMGVTTLLVWAIWAGITRHPSRVKLWVTVFGIALSMLLEIYDFPPYMGYADAHALWHAATIPLTYLWWSFIKDDAVFRTSALVKKAK, from the exons AACTTGTGTCGAGCAATGTGAAAAGACAGGAATCATTGGAGACATCTCCATCCAGGATTGCCAGTTTCCATCCAATGAGATACCTGTCAACAGTCCATGGTATATGCAAGAACCACTTTACTTGCAGTGGAAGCAATTGAATTGCAAAAGCGACTGTCGGTACAATTGCATGATgcaaagagaaaaggaaagggaAAAACTTGGTCTCAGTCCTGTGAAGTATCATGGGAAATGGCCTTTCAAACGTGTCTTTGTGTTTCAG GAGCCTCTTTCTGCTGTTCTCTCTGCACTTAATCTGTTAATGCATTTCACTGGCTGGCTATCTTTTTTCCTCTTAGTAAACTACAAGCTGCCTCTTAGGCCTCAGAGTAAGAGGACATACTATGAATATACTGGTTTATGGCATATTTATGCAGTCCTATCAATGAATGCGTGGTTCTGGAGTGCTATATTCCACACTCG AGATTTTGACTTGACAGAGAAGTTGGATTATTCATCGGCCGTGGCTTCACTTGGTTTTTCCTTGATTCTCTGTTTACTAAGGACATTTAATGTTAAGGATGAGGCTTCCAGGGTCATGTTTGCAGCCCCAATCTTGGCCTTTGTGACAACACATATCTTGTATCTCAACTTCTATCAACTTGACTATG GTTGGAACATGAAAGTCTGTCTCGTGATGGGTGTGACTACACTTCTGGTTTGGGCGATTTGGGCCGGTATAACTCGTCATCCTTCACGCGTCAAGTTGTGGGTAACCGTTTTTGGTATTGCTCTTTCTATGCTTTTGGAAATCTATGACTTCCCTCCTTACATGGGATATGCTGATGCCCATGCTCTGTGGCATGCTGCCACCATCCCTCTCACATATCTCTGGTGGAGCTTTATCAAGGATGATGCAGTATTCCGGACCTCAGCTCTTGTTAAGAAGGCCAAGTAA